Within the Caldisalinibacter kiritimatiensis genome, the region TATTTTTTTTACTAATTTTCTGTGGATAAGTTTAATTTTGTATTTTGCAACTATCTATTTTATATTTATTTTATGTAAATTTAAGAATTAGCCAATATTAACCTTTTACTGCACCTGCAGTTAAACCTGCTATTATTCGTTTTTGGAATATTAATACCAATACAACGATTGGTACAGTTACTAGAACTGCTGCAGCCATTATTTCTCCAAATGGCTCCTGTCTTGATACACTACCTGTAAATAATGATATAGCAACTGGTACAGTTCTAGAAGCAGGGTCTATTGAAGTAAATGTAAGAGCAAATAAGTATTCATTCCATGCTGCAATAAACGAAAGTAATCCAGTTGTAACTAATGCTGGTGCTGTTAAAGGTAATAATATTTTTCTAAATGTTTGAAATGGAGTTGCACCATCTACTTGAGCAGATTCCATTATCTCTACTGGTAAATCCTTAAAGAATGAAGTTAGTACCCAAGTAGTAAACGGTAATGTAAAAATCATATAAGATAAAATCATACTTAGCTTAGCACCAATACCAAGTTTATTAATAACTGCATATAAACCAGACAATATCGTTACCTGTGGAAACATTGTCATTGCTAATATAATATAGAGTGATGCCCTTTTTCCTCTAAATCTTAATTTACCTAATGCAAATGCTGCAAATGAACCAACTAATAGTGCTAATACGGTAGTTGACACAGCTACTACAGTACTATTCCAAAGCCCTCTTGTAAACTGACCATCTTTAATTACCGCTATATAGTTTTTAAGAGTAGGTGCTATACTCATTGTTTCAGGGTCCCTTGGAACAAAAGTAGCTGGAGTCATTTGTAATTGACTTTCTGATTTAAGTGATGAGTTTATAGCCCAATAAAATGGGAACAACATGTATATAAATATAAAACAAATTAAAATCCAAAATCCTACTCTGTTAAGAACCTTCAAAGTTTTTTTATTCATCGGCATCAACTCCTAACAACCTAATGTAAGAAACTGCAAATATAGCTATTAATATGAATATAATAACTCCTATAGCCGAAGCCAATCCCATGTTTCTATTACCTATCAGTTGGAAATAGTTATAACTAGCCATTGAATACCTTCTATTAGATAATAGTACTTGGAATACGTCAAATACCCTTAAAGCATCTAATGTACGGAAAACTAATGCTACTGCTATAGTTGGTTTTAATAATGGCAATGTAATAGTAAAGAATTGTCTTACTTTACTAGCTCCATCAATATCTGCTGCTTCATATAACGTATCAGGAATAAGTTGCAATCCTGCTAATAATAGCAATGCCATAAATGGTGTCGTTTTCCACACGTCAACAGCTATAATTGATGGTAGTTGTAATTCTTTTGTAGTTAAGAATGCTAACTGACCATCTCCTATACCAAATCTTTCAAGTAATGTGTTAAAAAATCCTATCCTGTTTGGCTGTAACATCCATTCCCACATTCTTGCTGAAACAACTGTAATTACGGCCCATGGTACTAACATTACAGTTCTCATTACACCTCTGCCTCGGAAGTTACTATTAACTACTAAAGCAATGATAAGTCCGAGAATTGTTTCCAGTGCCACCGATACAACCGTGAAAACGATTGTATTACCTATAGCAGAAATAAAATCTGGGTCAGTTGCCCCAATTACATATCTTTTATCAAAGAAACCAAATTGACTTAATTCCCTATATCTTACTGGCTTACGAGGTAAAATTCTTATAGGTCTCTCGTATATTGGTTCATTAGTTTCAGGGTCAATCTTCTGATTGCCATCCTCATCAAGCACTGGTGGTAATTCTTTTATTGTTATACTCAATAGCTTTTTATAGTTGTCAAATCCAACAAAATTATGTCCTTCATCACCACTTGCAAAAGTCTTATCGGTTAAACTAGTATAAAAGACTTGTCCTAAAGGATAAATCGCTATAATAACTAATATTAAAAGTGTAGGTAATAATAATTTGTACGCTAGTCTTTGTTCCTTTTGAGCTAACGTTAATGATTTTTTCTTTTTACTCATTGATGCACCCCCTTTAAATATAACCATATGCATGTCATTAATAAAATATGACATGTTTTAAAAGTACTGAAACCGGTTTCCTGAGTTTTAAAATATAAAGGTCTCAAACTAAGACCCTAATCACTATATTATATTTTATGGTGTACAAAAATATTCATTTATATATGAATTTTCTGATAGTTTTATTATAGAAGATATACATAGCTATGTCAAGAAAGGAATATTATATCTATAACTGTAAATATTGTGAAAATGATTAAGTAAATAAATTTATCTTTTATTTTCTAAGAAAAAAGCAGCTACACTACATTGGGCTATTATCTACCAGTTTTTAACTAATAACTGAAATTAATCCACACTAACGTACAAGCAGACGAAAAAGGTAAAACACTCAAAAACTTGAAATAATTTTAATAAAAAACACAAAACATAATTAAACTTTTTAAGATAAAAAGGCTGGATATATCCAGCCCTTATTCTTAATTTAATCTTTCTTCAATTAATTCTGCTATTTCTTTCGCTATTTTAGTTATCTCTTCTTTATCCTTTCCTTCTATCATTACACGCACTAATGGCTCAGTACCTGAAGGTCTTATTACTACTCTTCCTTCTCCATGGAATTTTTCTTCTACTTTCTTTATTTCACTTTTTATTACTTCGTCTTCTAAATATTTATTTTTCTTGTCGTTATCTACTTTTGCATTAACTAATACTTGAGGTAATTTAGTCATTATACTAGCTAGCTCTGATAATTTCTTTCCAGTCTCTTTTACTACTGAAATCAATTGGAGTGCTGTTAAAAGGCCATCCCCTGTTGTATTATGCTCTAAGAATATTATATGTCCTGATTGTTCTCCACCTAATACATAGTCTTTATCTAACATTTCTTGTAAAACGTATCTATCTCCAACTTTAGTTTTAACTATTTCAACATTGTTTTCGTGTAAACATATATCCAGTCCCA harbors:
- a CDS encoding carbohydrate ABC transporter permease, translating into MNKKTLKVLNRVGFWILICFIFIYMLFPFYWAINSSLKSESQLQMTPATFVPRDPETMSIAPTLKNYIAVIKDGQFTRGLWNSTVVAVSTTVLALLVGSFAAFALGKLRFRGKRASLYIILAMTMFPQVTILSGLYAVINKLGIGAKLSMILSYMIFTLPFTTWVLTSFFKDLPVEIMESAQVDGATPFQTFRKILLPLTAPALVTTGLLSFIAAWNEYLFALTFTSIDPASRTVPVAISLFTGSVSRQEPFGEIMAAAVLVTVPIVVLVLIFQKRIIAGLTAGAVKG
- a CDS encoding carbohydrate ABC transporter permease, whose protein sequence is MSKKKKSLTLAQKEQRLAYKLLLPTLLILVIIAIYPLGQVFYTSLTDKTFASGDEGHNFVGFDNYKKLLSITIKELPPVLDEDGNQKIDPETNEPIYERPIRILPRKPVRYRELSQFGFFDKRYVIGATDPDFISAIGNTIVFTVVSVALETILGLIIALVVNSNFRGRGVMRTVMLVPWAVITVVSARMWEWMLQPNRIGFFNTLLERFGIGDGQLAFLTTKELQLPSIIAVDVWKTTPFMALLLLAGLQLIPDTLYEAADIDGASKVRQFFTITLPLLKPTIAVALVFRTLDALRVFDVFQVLLSNRRYSMASYNYFQLIGNRNMGLASAIGVIIFILIAIFAVSYIRLLGVDADE